A genome region from Nocardiopsis exhalans includes the following:
- a CDS encoding nicotinate phosphoribosyltransferase has translation MSEDSSSALLTDHYELTMLQGALHSGAAARRSVFEMFARRLPEGRRYGVVAGTGRFLDLLEHFRFGREELDFLSDHGVVDEPTLEWLSGYRFSGNVWGYGEGEAYFPGSPILVVESTFAEAVILETLALSVYNHDSAIASAATRMSVAAGDRPLIEMGSRRTHERSAVAAARAAYVAGFATSSNLEAGRSFDVPTGGTAAHAFTLLHDSERHAFKAQLESMGKGTTLLVDTYDVERAVRHAVELAGPELGAVRIDSGDLAATASRVRTQLDSLGATETRIVVTGDLDEHSIQALAVAPVDGYGVGTSLVTGSGAPTVSLVYKLVARARGLEPEAPLEPVAKRSVGKPSRGGRKWALRRLDDKGIAVSEEVYPHEPTETVGTRPLLRRLVADGEVVGRETVHEARARHRATVAELPEQALRMSRGDAALPTVFH, from the coding sequence ATGAGCGAGGACAGCAGCAGCGCGCTGCTCACCGATCACTACGAACTGACGATGCTCCAGGGAGCTCTGCACAGCGGGGCCGCCGCACGCCGGTCGGTGTTCGAGATGTTCGCCCGACGCCTGCCCGAGGGCCGCCGCTACGGGGTCGTGGCGGGAACCGGGCGTTTCCTGGACCTGCTGGAGCACTTCCGCTTCGGCCGCGAGGAACTGGACTTCCTGTCCGACCACGGCGTCGTGGACGAACCCACACTGGAATGGCTCTCCGGGTACCGCTTCTCCGGGAACGTGTGGGGCTACGGCGAGGGTGAGGCCTACTTCCCGGGTTCGCCGATCCTGGTCGTGGAGAGCACCTTCGCCGAGGCCGTGATCCTGGAGACGCTCGCGCTGTCCGTGTACAACCACGACAGCGCGATCGCCTCCGCCGCCACCCGGATGTCCGTGGCCGCGGGCGACCGCCCCCTGATCGAGATGGGCTCGCGCCGCACCCACGAGCGCTCCGCCGTGGCCGCGGCCCGCGCCGCCTACGTGGCCGGGTTCGCGACCTCCTCCAACCTGGAGGCCGGGCGCAGCTTCGACGTACCGACCGGTGGTACGGCCGCGCACGCCTTCACCCTGCTGCACGACAGCGAGCGGCACGCGTTCAAGGCCCAGCTGGAATCCATGGGCAAGGGGACCACGCTGCTCGTGGACACCTACGACGTCGAGCGCGCGGTACGGCACGCGGTGGAGCTGGCCGGACCCGAGCTCGGCGCGGTCCGGATCGACTCCGGCGACCTGGCGGCGACCGCCTCCCGGGTCCGTACCCAGCTGGATTCCCTGGGCGCGACCGAGACCCGCATCGTGGTCACCGGCGACCTGGACGAGCACTCGATCCAGGCCCTGGCGGTGGCACCGGTGGACGGGTACGGAGTGGGTACGTCCCTGGTGACGGGTTCGGGCGCACCGACCGTTTCGCTGGTGTACAAGCTGGTGGCGCGGGCCCGCGGCCTCGAACCGGAGGCCCCGTTGGAACCGGTCGCCAAGCGTTCGGTCGGCAAGCCCAGCCGGGGCGGGCGCAAGTGGGCGCTGCGGCGGCTGGACGACAAGGGGATCGCGGTGTCCGAGGAGGTCTATCCGCACGAGCCGACCGAAACGGTCGGGACCCGCCCGCTGCTGCGGCGACTGGTCGCCGACGGTGAGGTGGTGGGGCGCGAGACCGTGCACGAGGCGCGCGCACGCCACCGTGCGACCGTGGCCGAGCTCCCCGAGCAGGCGCTGCGGATGTCCCGGGGCGACGCCGCGCTGCCCACGGTCTTCCACTAG
- a CDS encoding Mov34/MPN/PAD-1 family protein, whose translation MLRIDRSIHDQIVAHARRDHPDEACGVVAGPEGSDRPERVIEMLNAARSPTFYEFDSTEYKKVYDELWDRDEEFVVIYHSHTATEAYPSRTDITYAQWPQAHYVLVSTRESDTAEFRSFRIIDGEVTEEPVEIIGADGGR comes from the coding sequence ATGCTGAGGATCGACCGCTCCATCCACGACCAGATCGTCGCCCACGCGCGCCGCGACCACCCCGACGAGGCCTGTGGTGTCGTCGCGGGCCCGGAGGGTTCCGACCGCCCGGAGCGGGTCATCGAGATGCTGAACGCGGCGCGCTCCCCGACGTTCTACGAGTTCGACTCGACCGAGTACAAGAAGGTCTACGACGAGCTGTGGGACCGGGACGAGGAGTTCGTGGTGATCTACCACTCCCACACCGCGACCGAGGCCTACCCCTCGCGCACCGACATCACCTACGCCCAGTGGCCCCAGGCCCACTACGTCCTCGTGTCCACCCGTGAGTCCGACACCGCCGAGTTCCGCTCCTTCCGGATCATCGACGGCGAGGTCACCGAGGAACCGGTGGAGATCATCGGGGCCGACGGCGGCCGATAG
- a CDS encoding MoaD family protein: MAIEVRIPTILRNLTGDAKVVEGSGDNISALIADLDSNHPGIAERLVDGGKLRRFINVYLNDEDVRFVGGLEAKLSDGDKVTILPAVAGGSR, translated from the coding sequence ATGGCCATCGAGGTCCGCATCCCCACCATCCTGCGCAACCTGACCGGCGACGCCAAGGTCGTCGAGGGTTCCGGCGACAACATCAGCGCGCTCATCGCCGACCTGGACAGCAACCACCCCGGCATCGCCGAGCGCCTCGTGGACGGTGGCAAGCTGCGCCGCTTCATCAACGTCTACCTCAACGACGAGGACGTCCGCTTCGTCGGCGGGCTTGAGGCCAAGCTCTCCGACGGTGACAAGGTGACCATCCTTCCCGCCGTCGCCGGCGGCTCCCGCTAA
- a CDS encoding PLP-dependent cysteine synthase family protein, protein MRYDSLLDSLGGTPLVGLPRLSPSPEVRLWAKLEDRNPTGSIKDRAAFFMIEQAEKDGLLSPGCTILEPTSGNTGISLAMVAKLRGYRMVCVMPENTSAERKQLLAMWGAEVHYSDAAGGSNEAVRVAKEMASANPDWVMLYQYGNPANALAHYETTGPELLADLPEITHFVAGLGTTGTLMGVGRYLREHRPGIQIVAAEPRYGELVYGLRNLDEGFVPELYDESVLTTRFSVPSDAALKRTRELLDKEGIFAGVSTGGALHAALGMARKAELAGERADIAFVIADAGWKYLSTGAYEGTLEEAEERLDGQLWA, encoded by the coding sequence ATGCGCTACGACTCCCTGCTCGACTCCCTCGGTGGCACGCCGCTGGTCGGCCTGCCCCGGCTCTCGCCCTCGCCGGAGGTCCGGCTGTGGGCGAAGCTGGAGGATCGCAACCCCACCGGCTCGATCAAGGACCGCGCCGCGTTCTTCATGATCGAGCAGGCGGAGAAGGACGGGCTGCTCTCACCGGGGTGCACCATCCTGGAGCCGACGTCGGGAAACACCGGCATCTCGCTGGCCATGGTCGCCAAGCTGCGCGGCTACCGGATGGTCTGCGTCATGCCGGAGAACACCTCCGCTGAGCGCAAGCAGCTGCTCGCCATGTGGGGTGCCGAGGTCCACTACTCCGACGCCGCGGGCGGCTCCAACGAGGCCGTCCGCGTCGCCAAGGAGATGGCTTCGGCCAACCCCGACTGGGTGATGCTGTACCAGTACGGAAACCCGGCCAACGCCCTGGCCCACTACGAGACCACCGGGCCCGAGCTGCTGGCCGACCTGCCGGAGATCACCCACTTCGTGGCGGGGCTCGGCACCACGGGCACCCTCATGGGTGTGGGCCGCTACCTGCGTGAGCACCGGCCCGGGATCCAGATCGTCGCCGCCGAACCCCGGTACGGCGAGCTGGTCTACGGGCTGCGCAACCTCGACGAGGGGTTCGTCCCCGAGCTCTACGACGAGTCCGTGCTCACCACGCGCTTCTCGGTGCCCTCGGACGCCGCGCTCAAGCGGACTCGCGAACTCCTGGACAAGGAGGGCATCTTCGCGGGCGTCTCCACGGGCGGTGCCCTGCACGCGGCTCTGGGCATGGCCCGGAAGGCGGAGCTTGCGGGCGAGCGCGCGGACATCGCGTTCGTCATTGCCGACGCCGGCTGGAAGTACCTCTCCACCGGCGCCTACGAGGGAACCCTCGAGGAGGCGGAGGAACGCCTGGACGGGCAGCTCTGGGCCTGA
- a CDS encoding MBL fold metallo-hydrolase, which yields MRLTIIGSSGSFPGPDSPASCYLVEADGFRLLLDLGNGALGPLQRYADLYSVDAVYLSHLHTDHCADMCAYWVARMYAPGGSKDPIPVYGPEGVANRLAEIYGLEPDPGMTEVFDFHELTPGEFRIGPMTARVARVNHPVDAFGIRLEHGGVSLTYSGDTGSCDSLVELARDTDLFLCEAAFHDHVEHPKDMHLTGSEAGDHATRAGARKLLLTHLVPWNDDDITMTEARSTYDGPIELARGGQVREIGAA from the coding sequence GTGCGACTCACGATTATCGGGTCCTCCGGGAGCTTTCCCGGGCCGGACAGCCCGGCCTCCTGTTACCTGGTCGAGGCGGACGGCTTCCGCCTGCTGCTTGATCTGGGCAACGGCGCGCTCGGTCCTCTCCAGCGTTACGCCGACCTCTACTCCGTGGACGCCGTCTACCTCAGTCACCTGCACACGGACCATTGCGCGGACATGTGCGCCTACTGGGTCGCCCGCATGTACGCGCCCGGCGGGTCCAAGGACCCCATACCCGTGTACGGGCCCGAGGGCGTCGCCAACCGCCTCGCCGAGATCTACGGCCTGGAGCCGGATCCCGGGATGACGGAGGTCTTCGACTTCCACGAGCTCACCCCCGGCGAGTTCCGGATCGGCCCGATGACCGCGCGCGTGGCCCGGGTCAACCACCCCGTCGACGCCTTCGGCATCCGCCTGGAGCACGGGGGCGTCAGCCTCACCTACTCCGGTGACACCGGCTCCTGCGACTCGCTCGTCGAACTGGCCCGGGACACCGACCTGTTCCTGTGCGAGGCGGCCTTCCACGACCACGTCGAACACCCCAAGGACATGCACCTCACCGGGAGTGAGGCGGGCGACCACGCCACCCGGGCTGGGGCGCGCAAACTCCTGCTCACCCATCTGGTGCCGTGGAACGACGACGACATCACGATGACCGAGGCGCGCAGCACCTACGACGGCCCCATCGAACTGGCCCGCGGCGGACAGGTCCGCGAGATCGGCGCCGCCTGA
- the rph gene encoding ribonuclease PH, with product MARPDGRVPTQLRPVNIHRNWLRHAEGSALIEFGDTRVLCAATVEDGVPRWRRGTGEGWVTAEYAMLPRSTDTRGSRESVRGKIGGRTHEISRLIGRSLRAVVDFKAMGEHTITLDCDVLQADGGTRTAAVTGAYVALADAMKYLRKRRKLKNNPLTGSVAAVSVGVVQGQPRLDLNYLEDSVADTDMNVVLTGDGKFVEVQGTAEGQGAAFDRELLNKLLDLAAGGCEELTAIQKKALSE from the coding sequence ATGGCCCGACCTGACGGACGCGTTCCGACCCAACTCCGCCCCGTGAACATCCACCGCAACTGGCTCCGCCACGCGGAAGGCTCCGCACTCATCGAGTTCGGGGACACCCGCGTGCTCTGCGCGGCCACCGTCGAGGACGGTGTGCCCCGCTGGCGCCGGGGTACCGGCGAGGGGTGGGTCACCGCCGAGTACGCGATGCTCCCGCGCTCCACGGACACCCGGGGCTCCCGCGAGTCGGTGCGCGGCAAGATCGGCGGCCGGACCCACGAGATCTCCCGACTGATCGGCCGTTCGCTGCGCGCCGTCGTCGACTTCAAGGCGATGGGGGAGCACACCATCACCCTGGACTGCGACGTGCTCCAGGCCGACGGCGGTACCCGTACCGCGGCGGTCACCGGTGCCTACGTGGCCCTCGCTGACGCGATGAAGTACCTGCGCAAGCGCCGCAAGCTCAAGAACAACCCGCTGACCGGCTCGGTCGCCGCGGTCAGCGTCGGTGTGGTGCAGGGCCAGCCCCGGCTGGACCTGAACTACCTGGAGGACTCGGTCGCCGACACCGACATGAACGTCGTGCTGACCGGCGACGGCAAGTTCGTCGAGGTGCAGGGCACGGCCGAGGGTCAGGGCGCCGCCTTCGACCGCGAACTCCTCAACAAGCTGCTCGACCTCGCCGCGGGCGGGTGCGAGGAGCTGACCGCCATCCAGAAGAAGGCCCTGTCCGAGTGA
- the rdgB gene encoding RdgB/HAM1 family non-canonical purine NTP pyrophosphatase, producing MKLVLATRNAKKIPEMRAILAEAGVDAEVLSLAGFPDAPEVPETEPSFIGNALLKARAVAAHTGLPTVADDSGLSVDELRGMPGVLSARWAGRFGAGDQDRANLDLVLDQLADTPAERRGAEFVCAAVLVMPDGTEVVAEGVLRGRLVGERRGENGFGYDPVFVPEGESRTTGELSAEEKNAISHRGIAFRKLAGELADMI from the coding sequence GTGAAGCTCGTACTCGCCACCCGCAACGCGAAGAAGATCCCGGAGATGCGCGCCATCCTGGCCGAGGCCGGGGTGGACGCCGAGGTTCTGTCCCTGGCCGGGTTCCCGGACGCACCCGAGGTTCCCGAGACCGAGCCCTCCTTCATCGGCAACGCCCTGCTCAAGGCTCGGGCGGTCGCGGCCCACACGGGACTGCCGACGGTCGCGGACGACTCCGGCCTGAGCGTGGACGAGCTCCGGGGAATGCCCGGCGTGCTGTCCGCGCGTTGGGCCGGGCGCTTCGGCGCGGGCGACCAGGACCGGGCCAACCTGGACCTGGTGCTCGACCAGCTCGCGGACACCCCCGCCGAGCGCAGGGGAGCGGAGTTCGTCTGCGCGGCGGTCCTGGTCATGCCGGACGGGACCGAGGTCGTCGCCGAGGGCGTACTGCGCGGACGCCTGGTCGGCGAACGCCGCGGGGAGAACGGGTTCGGCTACGACCCGGTCTTCGTCCCCGAAGGGGAGAGCCGTACGACCGGGGAGCTGTCGGCCGAGGAGAAGAACGCGATCAGTCACCGGGGGATCGCCTTCCGGAAGCTGGCCGGCGAGCTCGCCGACATGATCTGA